One part of the Candidatus Methylomirabilis tolerans genome encodes these proteins:
- the gyrB gene encoding DNA topoisomerase (ATP-hydrolyzing) subunit B: MSREPKDLNTDTAEQIDVYDAAQIRVLEGLEAVRKRPAMYIGSTGFEGLHHLVYEVVDNSVDEALVGYCDQVEVTIHTDNSVSVLDNGRGIPVDIHEQTGRPALEVVMTTLHAGGKFDNSAYKVSGGLHGVGLSVVNALAERLEVEIWRDGKRYLQQYERGKPTGDLEEVGRARKTGTRVTFVPDHEIFEDRTFSLDTLSNRLRELAFLNKGLRIRLADERINEAREFYYTGGIRSFVELLNENKVVLHPKPIYIEAQRDTTVVEVAIQYNDGYGETVFSFANNINTHDGGAHLIGFRSALTRTINTYATSHDLLKNLKATLTGDDIREGLTAVISVKLPNPQFEGQTKARLNNPDMKGLVETIVNEKLAEYLEENPAIGRRIVEKATEAARAREAARKAKELARRKGPLDGDDLPGKLADCSEKNPALCELYIVEGDSAGGSAKQGRDRRFQAILPLRGKILNTERARVDRMLSSTEIRVLISALGAGIDPEFDIGRLRYHRIIIMTDADVDGEHIRTLLLTFFFRHLRQVVEEGHLYIAQPPLYKVKRGRAERYLKNDRAMEDFLLETAAEALQVEGSNGGTPWTGQRLHGMLRKLLTWHSCLRAMERRGRHPGVVATLAQAGGVPRGALKEEGAAHQFLARLLEALRSQAVRLGLAEGRVEWDEEQEAYRLFLGFGPNGQGQRSQATVDQELVGSPEYRELEAAAVALNALGPPPFRVVAEGDIAPAESWNDLLDKSMALARKGLAIQRYKGLGEMNPEQLWQTTMNPESRTLLRVRVEDAVAAEQIFTTLMGDQVEPRRLFIERHAPEASNLDI; encoded by the coding sequence AGAGAACCTAAGGATCTCAATACGGATACCGCCGAACAAATCGACGTTTACGATGCCGCCCAGATCAGGGTCCTCGAAGGTCTCGAGGCCGTGCGGAAGCGTCCTGCAATGTACATCGGCAGCACCGGGTTCGAGGGGCTCCATCACCTGGTGTATGAAGTCGTCGATAACAGCGTGGACGAGGCGCTTGTCGGCTACTGCGACCAGGTGGAGGTGACTATCCACACCGACAATAGCGTCAGCGTCCTGGACAACGGGCGCGGTATCCCGGTCGATATCCATGAGCAGACCGGCCGACCAGCCCTAGAGGTGGTGATGACCACCCTTCACGCTGGAGGCAAGTTTGACAATTCGGCCTATAAGGTATCGGGCGGCTTGCATGGCGTCGGACTCTCTGTGGTCAATGCGCTCGCGGAGCGACTCGAGGTCGAGATTTGGCGAGACGGCAAGCGGTATCTGCAGCAGTATGAGCGGGGCAAGCCGACGGGTGACCTTGAAGAGGTTGGCAGAGCCCGGAAGACCGGAACCCGCGTGACGTTCGTTCCGGACCACGAGATCTTCGAAGACCGGACGTTCAGCCTGGACACCCTCAGCAATCGCCTGCGCGAGCTGGCGTTTCTCAATAAGGGCCTACGCATTCGGCTGGCCGATGAGCGGATCAACGAGGCGCGGGAGTTCTACTACACGGGGGGCATCAGGTCATTTGTTGAGCTGCTCAATGAGAACAAGGTTGTTCTTCACCCGAAGCCGATCTACATCGAAGCCCAGCGCGATACAACCGTCGTCGAAGTGGCCATCCAGTATAACGACGGCTACGGCGAGACGGTATTCTCCTTCGCCAACAACATCAATACCCACGACGGCGGCGCGCACCTGATTGGGTTCCGATCGGCGCTGACCAGGACGATTAACACCTACGCGACATCGCACGACCTGCTCAAGAACTTGAAGGCGACACTGACCGGCGACGACATCCGCGAGGGGCTCACCGCTGTCATCAGCGTGAAGCTTCCCAACCCCCAATTTGAGGGGCAGACCAAGGCCCGCCTGAACAACCCTGACATGAAGGGTCTAGTCGAAACCATCGTCAACGAGAAGCTGGCAGAATATCTGGAAGAGAACCCGGCGATCGGCCGGCGAATCGTTGAGAAGGCGACCGAGGCGGCGCGCGCGCGCGAGGCGGCGCGCAAGGCAAAGGAGCTGGCTCGCAGAAAAGGCCCGCTCGACGGGGATGATCTGCCGGGAAAGCTGGCGGACTGCTCAGAGAAAAACCCTGCCCTCTGCGAGTTGTACATCGTTGAGGGGGACTCAGCCGGCGGTTCAGCGAAACAGGGGCGCGACCGACGGTTTCAGGCCATCCTGCCGTTGAGGGGAAAGATCCTGAACACTGAACGGGCGCGGGTCGACAGGATGCTTTCGTCAACAGAGATTCGGGTCCTCATCTCGGCGCTGGGGGCCGGCATCGATCCTGAATTCGACATCGGGCGGCTGCGCTATCACCGCATCATCATCATGACTGATGCCGATGTGGACGGAGAGCACATCCGGACCCTGCTGTTGACCTTCTTCTTCCGGCACCTTCGCCAGGTCGTCGAGGAGGGCCACCTGTATATTGCGCAGCCGCCTCTCTATAAGGTGAAAAGAGGGCGAGCTGAGCGATACCTGAAGAACGACCGCGCGATGGAGGATTTTCTACTGGAGACAGCCGCCGAGGCGCTCCAGGTAGAAGGCAGCAACGGTGGGACGCCATGGACCGGACAGCGCCTCCACGGCATGTTGCGGAAGCTGCTGACCTGGCACAGTTGCCTTCGGGCGATGGAACGACGCGGCAGACATCCTGGCGTTGTGGCGACGCTGGCGCAGGCCGGCGGTGTGCCTCGCGGAGCCTTGAAGGAGGAAGGTGCGGCGCACCAGTTCTTGGCGCGGCTGCTGGAGGCGTTGCGATCCCAGGCGGTTCGGCTGGGGCTGGCCGAAGGGCGCGTGGAATGGGACGAAGAGCAAGAGGCCTACCGGCTTTTTCTTGGCTTTGGGCCCAATGGTCAGGGGCAGCGAAGTCAGGCCACTGTCGATCAGGAGCTTGTCGGGTCCCCGGAATACCGGGAGCTGGAGGCCGCCGCCGTAGCGCTTAACGCGCTAGGCCCCCCTCCGTTCAGAGTGGTGGCGGAAGGCGACATCGCCCCCGCGGAGTCGTGGAACGATCTGCTTGATAAGAGCATGGCCTTGGCCAGAAAGGGACTGGCGATCCAGCGGTATAAGGGTCTTGGTGAAATGAATCCAGAGCAGCTTTGGCAGACGACGATGAACCCTGAAAGCCGGACGTTACTTCGCGTGAGGGTCGAGGATGCGGTCGCCGCCGAGCAGATCTTTACCACCCTCATGGGCGACCAGGTGGAGCCGCGGCGGCTCTTCATCGAGCGACACGCCCCAGAGGCCAGCAACCTGGACATCTAA